AAACTACCTTTAGGTTAGTAATTTTTCTACATAGTGCAAAGGGTTTAATAAAAATTATATTCCCAAGATACAATGCTTATTCAAGAAATTAAAGTTGCATTCTTTCATTTCTTCTGCCAAAAAATTTCAACCCAATAGATAGAGGCTTAGAAATTGGAACACAAAATTAAAGAAAATGGAACATCAATATATTTCCGTTGGTAGGAATGCAGAAGAAGATTCTGGCAGAATATtggtttcgaaaaaaaaaaagaactgtgGCTACAAACAGGAGAAAAGCTTTTATAGAGATGTGTATTTTGATTTTAAAGGCAACTGAAAATTAAAGACAAATTGAAAAGGTCCATTACCAACATAAGCCTGGTTAGTGCCTCAATGGGTCGTCGTTTCACTAAATGAAGAAGATTACTAACAAATTCGTCACAACCCTTGAAAAAGACACCTTTTTTGTTATTATTTGATTATTATCAAacgcacacacatatatataatcaaTCTAGGTCGTTGATCACGAATTATTGACATACAACTTGTATCGTCAAATAACAAAATTACGTGGTTAATCCTATTTAATGACGTATTAGCGCtggcttataaaaaaaaaattaggacgAACTATGAGGAACATATTAGCAACTAATTTAGTCAAtagttcttattttttttaatcagaaaacacaaaataatatagagataatggtaaaaaaaaaGCACTGAACTGTCTCTTTTCGCAagtttcacaccccaactattagttgttcccttttcctatCTAAACTATCACCATCAATGTATTCAAACACACCTTAAGGCTTAATTAGGCTAACCATCAATTGTTCCCTTCGGCCAATAGTTGAGGTATGAAACTCGCGAAAACGTAATAGTTCAAAGTGTGTTTTTGACCAGTAACTCAACAATATATTAATAAAAAGAAGCATTTTTAATTTTAAAAGGTATTTATTCTTTGTCTCAACTTGTTATAACAACTTTCAAGCATAGATGTAGTTCATCCAAATAAAGTACTTCATCTATATCATTTTCATGATCTCGAGCAAATTATCAAATATTAATTACTATTAGTTTTAATTCATGTCTTATAACCTTGAAAAATATTAtgtcacatttttcatgtatgcTACGGAATATATATCACCAATCCAATTTCATCTGGTAAACAAACAATAGTCATAATAACCTTAGTCATTCCTAATCATAACATGCATGCTTAGACAGAAGATATTTTATGAGATTATGACCATTTATCCTAATATTTATAAACATTAAATTTTATAAATGATATTCAATATAATTGATAATTAAAGTATAAGAAAATAAAGTAGAACCTGATTTTGCCACTTTGATCTTGATTTGTTGATGTAGTCTCCTTTGCCTTCCATATACTCTCGAGCAATATCTTTGATCGGCCTTGAACACATACCTCTGGCGTTTTCTTCTCCTATCAACGCTACATGAAAAAATAGCGTTGGTTTGGGCTGTTTGAAgggatagttttttttttttttttaaactataaGTAGGGTATATTTACGTTCAACTTCGTTACTATAATGAGAAACCGTTGGCAAGTTAGGATTTGGATTTATAAAATTGATGTCATCTGAGAAGTTAGCAAAACCGTCAACGTTGCCATTTAGGTCAGAAGATTTGATGGCAAAATGGGAAGGAAGTGCAAGACCATGGTCATACACATCATTATCTAATTTTAGATTGTTTAAGaaatttaagaattaattatTTTGGGTTCATAAAATGTTACGATTCATAGAAGTGTGCCAAATATTTGAAACATCCTAAAATGGAAAACGCATAACGCAAAAATGGTCGAGCCTCAGAGGAGTGTCATGTTTTTGGACAAATGTCATCCCATGGTTGCCAACAAATGCGACTCCCTCTCATATAACTATATTACAAAATTAACGAATATAAAAATTGCACAAGACCAACTTTGAACGAAGTGTGTAAGAGATtataaatatgatgaaaaggaaaagaaaaggtaGCTTCATTTGCTTGAAAGTGTATACTACAACAGGTGTTTGCTTGGACTTCAAAAAGTTAGAGACAGTGCCATAGTAGAAACGGTGGAATAGAGGGATTTGATTAGGAGCCTTTTCGTaggattagttttttttttgataagtagATTAACTCAAATTTTTAAAATGGGTATTTtcgtaatttaacttttaagttagAGAGTTCAtgtttttaatatagtatagatagaTATGTTGGATTCACTTCCCACATATGTGATGTCTCTGTTTTTAATGCCTATCAGGATTGATAAAGAATTGACAAACTTGGAGGAACTTCTTATGGCAAGGTAACAAGGAAATGAAGTCGTTTAGTTTGGTGAACTGGAAGTCTGTAAAGACGGAGGATTGGGGATTAAAAATCCCTCCAAGATTAGAAGGGGCTTTCTTTTACTACATTGTACAGTCCCACTAGCACATTCTTTGTGTTCTAATTTGTAAACTTACTTACCTTCTTCAAAAAGAAAATACTTGACTTTGTTGTTATAAATCTGTCATTTATGGTTAGACTGAAACCACTTTTGTCTCTAATTATTCTTGGATTTTCCTAAGGCTTCTATCATCATGGATAATCAGAGTCCTTAATGCAATTTTATATGTATCGATCTGGAGGTACTTCAGAAATAAATTGCAACTCATTGAGATGATATAATATGCATAATGAACTTCTAAACTTGTGATCCTTTAGGACAAGTTGGTTCCTGTATGGCCAGAATGAGGATAAATAACCCACTACATGCATGGATATGACACTTTTTTTTACCACCCGTGTCCTCCAATAAATTAcagttgaaaaataaaatgaaataattaaataaatattcatTAGGCTTAGGCGTGAATATCTCTAGCAGTATAACTCTTGATTTATCCCCTCCTGGATGCAACAGCCCGACAACGTCGTGTGACTCAAACAACTTCGTATTAATTGAAGAGTTCAAAGCTCCACCAACAAGAACACCTTCCTTTAACATAAAAGTAGATTGTAGCGCACAATGCTAAATCACTTATAAAAATTTTATACTCCAATAAAATATATCAGAAATTTTTCGCTTGTTAGCTAAGAATATATTTGTTTAAATTTTATACTACTTTCTCAGTTCAAATTTTATGACTCTTTTTAATCAATCTCAAAACGAATGACACCCCTTTCTATACTTACTAacaattcaactttaaatttatctttttatccttaataaaatgatttctAGTCAAACAaattttattatttgttttagaccacaaattttaaaagtttttctttatttcttaatttttgtGTTCAGTCAAACATCTTCATATAAaatgagacggaaggagtagtTTATTTTTCAATTACTTTCCATGGTAAGAGTGATCCAAAAGCTGGCCATCCACCTAATTTTCTCAAAAAGACCCGACCCTAATCAAACCAAATACCCATCTCTTGCCCTTCcaacacaaaaaagaaaaaacctTTAATTTTCACATTTCTTCTTCCTGCATGCATGAAACTCTCCAATCTCCATCAAATCAAGAATGGCGATCTCTCCAATTCTACTCATCACcttccttctctttctcctcACCCCCATCAGCACCCCTTCCAATGACGACATCCTCTCCGAACTCATCCACCTCCGATCAAAATCCCAACTCGGTCTCATCCACCTCAAAGATCCACTTCTCCAACGTATCCTCACTATCCCTTCCCCTAAACCATTCTCTTCCTTAATCTTCTTTGACGCTAAACAACTCCATTCTAAACCTGACAACTCTCTCCCTTCCATCAAATATGAAttctctcttctctcttcttctttcatCAAAAACAACCCTGAAAACAACACTCAGGTTTTCTTCTTCATCATGGAATATCAAGTATCTCCATCTTCCTTCGCGTTGTTTGACGTTAAGTCATTGCCTCATATACGGTTAGTAGGTGTTAAGAATGAGAGTATGAAAATGGATGCTTCTGGTTATTCTATGGGAGCTGAGTCCATGAAGGAGTTTCTTGAGATGCATGTGAATGTTAACGTGGGGAAGATTAATACACCACCGGTTATACCAAAGAAAATGATGATGGTTATTGGTGCTGGGTTCTTGATTTGGAGTCCATTTTTGGTGAAAAAGATTGTTTTTAGTGACACCCTTTTGCATAATAAGTATGTCTGGATGGTTGGGTCGGTTTTCGTGTACTTTTTCAGTGTTGCAGGGACAATGCATACTATAATTAGGAAAGCACCTTTGTTTTTGTTCGATAGATATGAACCAGGGAAGTTGATCATATTTTACCAAGGTTCGGGGATGCAGTTAGGAGCTGAAGGTTTTGCTATTGGATTCTTGTACaccattgttggattgttgttggcATTTATGACTCATGTTTTGGTTTATATGAAGAACAGGGGAACACAGAATTTGATGATGGCTTTTGGGCTCTTTATTTCGTTTTGGGCTGTACAGAAGGTGGTTTCCTTGGATAATTGGAAGACTGGCTATGGTATTCATGCTTATTGGCCTTCAAGATGGATATGATAGCAATGTAGTTTGTCTGGCTGATATATTTGGCTGCTGTTCTATTAGGTGAGAGTTTTACAGTAGATGCCACTATCAGGTGATCAAGATTCAACCAAAAAGTAGTTGACAGAAAAATTTATGCTCTTTTCGTTTTAGATTTATATGGATCTTTTATCTTGTGCTGAAGCACTTAGGTGCTAGAATTTGCACTTTGTTTACCAATAATTCCACATTTGATATCTTTCAATTTACTCTCTTTTAGTTACTTAATGATCACTAATCTTGGGGCCATTTCTGTAATCATCACTTATTAGCATCCATCTCAGTGTCTAATATGTAAATTGTTTGTCATACTTCAGGCAAGATGAGGGGAATTATTGTGTGAACAGTCAAAGATTAGAACATGGTCTTGCCTCCCCTGAGAGGTGATAGAATTGCATTTTTAGCAGATATTAGCATTAATAGAGGAGTATTTACCTTCCAACCACCATTACAAGTCCTTAAAGAACTGTGACGATTGAAGGTGTTAAAAAGTTACTAGGTATATCTAAAACTTGACCTTATAAAAAAGAGTTACTACGTATATCTAAATGACTTGGAAGGAAGTTGGCTCAAAAGACCTAGCATCTCTTGGAATAAAGAATAAGACATAATGGAAGTAGAGTATCCATATAGGTAATACCAGCTAGTTGGGAATAAGGCATAATTATGTTTGCAAGCTTACATTTGGACCAGCACTGGCTTGGAGTACTTTTGGTCTGTTTAGAGATATATGGAAGTCAACAAAAAATCTAGAGAACCTTTGTGTTAGAAAACCCCAGGAAATTGAGTATTAAAATGGTCCAAAGGGAGCGAAATGGATATCAAGGATTCATATCTGACCCCAACTGGCTTGGAAGGCTTAGTTGTTTTGTTATCCCCAGCACAACTCTTTAAGGACGTCAAGAAATGACATAGAACCAAACTGTATCTTGCATTAAACGGGAATAACAATTTTAGAGCCCAAGATGAAGTCCTTTTGTCCACCTTGTAGTAGTTGCAGAGAGCTGAAGAAGGTAGGACCAATTGTCAAATGAGGCAAAGAAACTGAAATCTGGGGGACAAAAAGAGTAAAACAATATGGCATTGATTAATTGAAATCAGAAACAACTgatatgttttggtatcacatagACTTTTGAGGTTTACAACCTGGTAGTTATCTTCCCTGAGATTTGCGGAACAGGTACTTACATCTTTTCCTTTCCCGTTCGTAAATCACTATATAAGTGGCATAGGATTTAATCTGGTTTGATTCCGATGCTGCATATTGTTGTTACTTTGACATAACATGTGATATGGAAAATGTAGCTACGTTTCAGTTAACACAAAAAGGGGGAGTTTACTTGAATTGTTGGTGGTATgctcttttcttttccttctgTCTAACAAAATTTCCTTGGTATTGAATTAATTGCAAACTTTCATATATTACTTGGATGGGCTCCTGGATGAGAGAAGGATGGCCCTTGGTTCTTTTACTTCTGAACTGCGACTAATACTTCCTTCTTTACCTTAGTAACTCTAAATGACTACACTTTCCCGGAAATTTGTTTTCGTCATGACACGGTATGTAGATTGAACTTTCTAAAATATAGGTGAAAACTAGTTCGTTTTTTAAGGTACTAAAGAACAAAATAAGCTTGACATTATGTTCTTGTTAACTGAAATATTTCTCCTTGGTTTGTAACATGAAGGGATTAcactgtgtatgttgttgttgttggtttgtaACATGaagggattacactgggtatgttgttgttattgttgttggtttgtaACATGCTAGAGGGGATGTAAAAGAGGAACGGATAGCAATCTCTTCCTGGCGTGTAACAAGAAGGGATAGCTATACATTAATGTTCAATATTCCCTGCATATTTGGTAGAAGCTAGATTTTGGAAGTTGCTTCCACTTAGTTGTTTCAAATAAGCACTCAGGAAAATCTTACTTTTTTTGGTAAGTGGGAGAAGTACAGCTTATTATTCATCTTCCAGTTGCATTCTGCCATAGTAGCTAATCTCAATCTAAAAGTGGCATCAGGGTCCATTAAACTCTGGAGACTTGAGAAACTATGGTGGAACCAAAATGAGGGTTAAGCGGAAGTCTTAATCGTTTTGTCAACCATGAAGGATTTCATGGTTTGGGCATTCATAGGACAAACACGGTTAAGGTTTTGGATAGAATTACCAATTATGAAGAGGAATGGGTTCCCAGCTATGTATTACAGCTGTTTACCTCATGCTTTTGTTAGTTAAATTATGTTGCTATCTGCAGGAAGGCATCTTCCTGCTTATGTTTGTCCAGAAAGTAGTTTTCCTCTGttgaagatgtcacgacccaaccccgtaggccgtgactagtgcccgagttggacactcatattatctattaactgtagtcatttgcaattagcatgtcatgaactcATTTGtacatacataaaaaaaaaataggacattatttttaagctgtcaagttttgtttgtcttaggcacctgtctcctgaggagttgcactttttaaacaacaacatatatatatatatatatatatatattcctacgcaagccgacaaggctgccacgatatacaaaataacaaacattcatacatatgcaagccgacaaggctgccattacgaatgggtacgccccaaacataagtcatagacgtaaaacacatcaacaactacaaacagacccataccgatgtccacagacctctaagagtaatgaccgtatcatatggcgggacagggtcccgccgtacccgaataaacacttatagttataccacaagctaggctccggaacaaaggagcagtccaaaatagctgaataggtatcctaagccggcggatctccaaaacgagcgtctgtacctgcgggcatgaacgcagccccccgaagaaagggggtcagtacggaatatgtactgagcatgtaaagcttgaaacataataatagacttatattgaaacaaggtatgtaggactcaatgcaacaaccagaattttcataaaacttgcctttgaacatattccatctatataattctcatatcaatgtcattatagagttttgtaatcaaagctgcataatcattctgtatataacatatatatcgtgtcccggccctttaatgagggactcggtaattataatcatagaatcataaacataaacatgtacgtgtcccggccctttaatgagggactcggtaataaggaatatatgccctcctggccgccatctccatatcataatatcatcacattatcatatcatcatatatatatatatatataacgtgtcccggccctttaatgagggactcggtgaataatgtagtaaacatgcgcatgaaaacgtgtcctggcccgggactcagtgaaggatatagcggtaagcacgagcagaataataagcaaccacatatatgcaaatcatcttttgagactcaatagataagtaactgacCAACTCTAAAATattaggataataatcatatttaattcttttcaactctcattacaagccatagcaaggaacgtttcagctttcatgtacatgtatcaatttccatgatgtagtttttttttttaaagtcaagtatgcttctatttgtgcaattctttaagagtaggaacttatatacatcattcattagtcaatcatatagtaggcttgtgacaatagcattaaggaaatatagaatcataagtcatgcatggaactagagaatagaatttaccccaaggttcataccatttcatacttacgtctaggacatgccaaaagaacgaaagaataggctttacatacctttagcgtttagtcgtattatacttgtacttgctgcccaataacacttatcctatatcaagatatcaagagctacgattagtttacgagggaattcgatacgtattttgacactcacaatccctttctaacatttagacgacgtttcgttcgcattcaaaccaactagtgctacaagctaatattgctagtcattctttcatgtatcaatccaaacttgtataaacatgatttaagggactttggacagtccatacatcattcaaaactgtcccatactcacggccaaacagcacacacaacactacaatttctatttcCCAATTTTgcaacttcaattacaacgacaacaacacgtttacaacattacttatgcgattatcggaactgtttcagcatcatatttattcttataacagcccacaaaccatttcaatttcaacttgaatcattaagcttcactttcactacacgttcatagcaacaatcaatattcaacattcactaatttgcttctaaccttaaaacagtcaactgttttggactgcttgcgtacttcaatttgatttgtttctttaacacctaaattcacatattcaacatacatacaatataccacaatgttcataacaacaacaatcaaaacttggcacaaaacagtccataatttcccctaaaacagcccctttacacggcttcaacacaactataacaacttcatgattttcatccattcatccaaaccacaacacattcaatccatttccaatacatgtacaaggagattaaacatgattccattaaagcctacaacacatggctcatttaaattttttagaaaacagtccattaccacaacatgtccaaaacagtccaataacatgtccaaaacagtccctaaacaatgttcggaattcttgcaaacatttacgaacatactaagcaaaccacctatgattcttacacattatttcatgccttcttttcatatattttcagtaggttatgaccagctatccacacgacaaatacaacatcaattcatacacaactaaactacatcgtcatttctataatccttacaacaactcacaaacgactttagtttcaactccaaccattaaacaccttcatttccatcatgaaattcatgataataacaattaaaatatcaagtaaaaacagttcactaactccctcacaaaacagtccaataccaacatacaacatcataaaccaacttctacaatctttgttcatttacctatgttgatacatattcaattcatcaacaatacaagcaaaatgaaatcaaccatgacttcaccaatactcacggctaactctctacttcaactacaacaacaatccaacaacaaccttcatgaactatacattcaaatcgtcatgaaacacaagaacaataagcatttttaccttacaatcttgttcttcactttggccgaatcttcaacactattgaggtgctacacttctttgtttcttttcaacaactactacatattcttgtacactagatgaggagttgatttgaagaagaaaactgatttttttggtggtggaggagctgccatagccgtggctctctttctctttctaggGCTTGAGAGTTTCTCTCTCTAAGTTCTAGTTGGTGGAAGATGATATGGTGATAAATGACTTGTTTTAATCATCCAAGATGATGTTTATGGGCAGCATAAGCTCCCTCACGTGTCCACCAAGAATGTCCCCCTTCAAGATcagatttttgtttaataatACCTCCCACTATCAATTGTCCAAGAATATGactcatatttcatgaatttatgTGTCTCCCCTCTCTTTTATATCCATATAATAATAATTCCCCACCACTAAATATAAATAtacacttaataatccaatcatggttaattaatccctaatctccattaatgtttctataccaaacgaaatttgtaagtaaattgtgacttgaaacgaaaccggaagttaaagtcttaatccccactcagcccaacttgcatcgtccatatctccttttcccgatatcattttgacaagAAGTTTGTTGcgttacaaactagactcgatggaCTTAATTTtaagcttttgaaacaccttacaactcctcatatactaggagatatgcctcctacaatataggctaaaatcgggtccgaaaatttactgaagttgttccgattcatttcgtttaacttctaatcctcttccaacctcatgtaacatcttatacatacatatacacacttatatacatcaacaaacatccatatacacgtctcgaaaggtccagagaatcacaataaccttaaacataattagagaactcatattacctcatatacatactcataacgcgatttcaaatcctttaggttaccatgtcacctcgggatacttaaggcaaccatatatataacgatattcttactaactcgattaactttccttgaaccttcataactcatttttttttcttgttttacttcaagtaacacggattattatggagtgtaacagaaGACACCTGGATATGGTCCATATGGAAACTAAAGGAAGTCATTTAAATAATTTTGCAGCTATATATTTTCAATGCAGACAATGATCTTTCATTAAAAGAATATATTTTGCGATGAACTAGTGAAGAGAAGGAAAATATGAGAAAGGGTCTCACTTTGACGTAGTACTATTGTATCATCTCAACAATCTATGGAAGTTATGCTGCAATTTTTCTCTTTGTTAATGGATTATATGCATATGAAAGAAGGTTTTCTTGTATTTATCAACAAAGGTGGATGGTTTTGTTTGGGTAAGTTAAGAGAGGGGAGGACAGGGCGACGGACAGGTTTCTTGGTGCGGATGAGAATAAACCAAGTGGAAGGGAATTATCTTAGTGTTGAATGGATTCCTCTTGCTTGCTTGTTGTCCCTTTGGGTGTTACAACATCGAATGACTTGAATTTCTGAAGCATATCAGACTCTTCGTCCTGCTACTTGTAGAGCGAGTATCTTTGATGTTGTTCGTTAATAAGCCTAAGATTTGGCAATTATTAGGTCCCAGGGAAATGAAAATTTTGTGAAATCTACTCAGATATGACTCCTATGTCTCTTCTGATGAGCATAGGTTTTAGGATTTTGCATACCTCACTATCGGTGAGATTTTCTTGTTTCCATCGCATCTTTGATTCTCTTGATAGTGTAGATATAATTTGATTGTGACCAGTTCCATCACATATTGTCATGGAGTAAACATATATATGATGAATTCTATGACTCAGTATTTCATGGTCTTTTAGCCATGAAATATCCTTTGTATGGGTTGACAATAACAATCGGAATGAAAATTCCTTCAGTGTGATCAAGCAATTTAGTCCTCTCTAAAAATTGACCACTGATCACCTCTTGCCACCTTCAGATGCAATGGCTACAACCACTATCTTACTCAGATTTGGACGATTTTTCTCTACCAGTTCCAAGACCTCGGTGATCATATAAGATTATCAGTATTCCTCAACGTTTCTTATACTTAATAATTAGCCTCAATATTATGCTATTGTTTCACGGAGACTTTTCGACATGGCTATTTGACAAAAAGGATTCCATAAAAAcatagaaggaaaaattaatCACTGTATAATCGCGGAAATATAAGGTATTTAGATGCTTATTTTTGGAGAAAACGTTGCTTAAGAACTACTCTACCATCAAGAGAGATGCAATATTACATTGTTAAATTTAATCTGGGATATGCTAATTAAGCTCTTGAGGTCCACCGTCCACCTTATATTTTTAACTTTGTGGCATAAAAGGGGCAGTGGGTGGCAAGCGTTTTCCCCTTTTAGATATAAAGTTGGTCATTTGTTCAGCAAAGAATATATTCCTTTGAGCAATCTTTAGTGACCCATCCATCGTCAATCTAGTCATCATTTCATGTGCAACATTACCCTCTTCAAGTATTGTTTGCTTATGTACGTTAATCTTGACAGCATTATATGCAGTCAAATACTTTaaagatcaagaaaaataatttttcgcCAAAAAGCCTGCTGGCCGATTTGCTTCAGCAGACCTTGTTGGGTTTTTTTTTCAGCAGCCCCCTGACTGCTTTTCCTTCGTTGTGTAAAAAAGGTACATATGAACTTGCGTATCCATGCAGCAGTTTAGATGCCCTTTTT
Above is a genomic segment from Lycium barbarum isolate Lr01 chromosome 12, ASM1917538v2, whole genome shotgun sequence containing:
- the LOC132623365 gene encoding probable dolichyl-diphosphooligosaccharide--protein glycosyltransferase subunit 3B, coding for MAISPILLITFLLFLLTPISTPSNDDILSELIHLRSKSQLGLIHLKDPLLQRILTIPSPKPFSSLIFFDAKQLHSKPDNSLPSIKYEFSLLSSSFIKNNPENNTQVFFFIMEYQVSPSSFALFDVKSLPHIRLVGVKNESMKMDASGYSMGAESMKEFLEMHVNVNVGKINTPPVIPKKMMMVIGAGFLIWSPFLVKKIVFSDTLLHNKYVWMVGSVFVYFFSVAGTMHTIIRKAPLFLFDRYEPGKLIIFYQGSGMQLGAEGFAIGFLYTIVGLLLAFMTHVLVYMKNRGTQNLMMAFGLFISFWAVQKVVSLDNWKTGYGIHAYWPSRWI